Within the Alphaproteobacteria bacterium genome, the region ATCTAACTGCATTTCTTTTATATTTATTGAAGCAGACAAATCTTTTAAATCTTCTTTTATTTTACTAATGCCCTTTTCATTTTTTTGTAAAGAATTAGCAAGTTTTATGGATTTTGACTGAATATCTTTTAGAGCTTTATCTGCACTTTTAACTTCTTTTGCTAAAGAGCTTGAAATCTTTTTATGTTTTGATATTTCTTGTTGAACTTTTTTTAAATCTGCTTTCTCATAAGAAAAAGCAGATAATGATATCATACTAAAAATTAAAGATATTGCTATTATTCTTTTCATAAAACTCATTATATATATCATATATAAAATAAGCAAATAAAAAATATATTCATTTTAAAAAATTAAATATTTTCTTCATTCCCCTTCTTTCAAGAAAAACTTGAGGTCTTTTTCCTATTTTTATCCTAAATAATTTTTCTTTCATTCTTTCTCTCTCTAAAAATTCCGCTTTTTTTAAAATTTCATCTTCAATATTAGCAGATATTTCTACTTTGCAATCTTGAAACCTATCTATTATAAAATCTAATTCTTCTTTATTTTCTGCACCATGTATAAATCTTAATGAAATATCTGTATTTTCCTCAAAATCAAAACCAGAATCTGCCAATAAACTCAAAAAAAGAGGAATACTTAAATTAATATCTTTATAAAGATTTTTAGTTTTTTCACAATTTGAAATAAATTTACTACATGAAGTTGACATATCAAAATCATCTAAAATATTATTTATAATATATTTATATTTTTTAAAATAATCATTATTTTTTTCTTTATTATCATTATAATAATTACTATAATTGTCTATATTTTCAAATATGCAAAAGTTTCCTCCATCTCCCAAATATCCCTTTCCTAAAAAAACTAATAGACTATACTTCCTAAAAAAATCATTATATTTATTCATGTTTATTACCTTATTGACAAGTTAATTCTGGCCATTGTTCATGAGAAACTTTCATTTTAACTCTTGAATTTTTTCTATTCATATCTGAAATAACTTCTTTTAAAGTTGATCTATAAAAATCATCGTTGTATTCTGTAACAATATTTTTAGACAAGTCTTCAGAAATAACAACTCCGCTTTTATCAAGAATATCAACAAAACTGAATACATCTTTTTTATTTATACTTTTATAAAGATTTTTTACTATTTGTTCATTGTTATTAAAATCAAACTCCATTCCTGAAAGAGATCTACACAAATCCAAAGCATTATAACTATGGTCAGCTATATCTTCTGAAATTTCATTCACTAAATCAATATTATCAGTTATAAATTCCTTTTCATCTGATGAGATTGCATCGCTTCCAAAATATGAATCATTAGACTTTGACAAAATATCTATTACTCTAGTATATCTAGCCACAGCAATACCAGTATTAGTTTTACCATAATCTCCAGCAATTTTTTGCAAATCAGATAGACTCATAAAATAATTTGCTATTTTAAACTTTCTCAACAATCTTTGTGTTGCTATTCTTTCAAGATCCTTCTTAAAGCTCATAATATAGTTTTCTCCTATTTTTTATTTCAATAATAATTAATAGAAGAATTATATCATAAAAACGGCGAAAAAACAAATATATATTTATAAAAAATCTTTCATTTTATTATAATTAATAATAATGTTATCAGCAATAGAGCTCTTCTTAACACAACCATAAACCACAAGACTTTCTTGACCTAAAATTTCTTGTAGTTCAATAGCTTTAAAACTGTCAATTAAAACGATATCTTCACTTGATATATACTTATGAAACTTACTCTTTCCATCTGCTCCACTATCAGAAGCAATTATAAATATCTTTGGAGATTGCTTTTTACAAACCTCTGCAACTTTTTCAAAACCTATAGTTAAATTTCCTGTTTTTTTTGATATAGAAATATAGTCTAGAACTTTCTTTTTTAGAAGTTCTGTAACTTTTTGAGGAAAATCTTTATCTATATTGCAATCTACCTTACAAGCTTTATTAAATAATCTTTTTTCAATTGCGATATCTAAAGCTTCTTTGCTTGCTTGTAACCAAATCCCTCTTCCAGGAAGTTTTTCATTTAAATCTGCAAAAATTTTGTTCTCAGGACCAAGAACAAACCGAATAAGTTCGGATTTGTTCTTTAATTCCTTAGAAAGAATATCTCTTTTTTGCTTTTCCATATTTACATATTAACTTCAATGAATCTATTCACTGTTTCTAAAAGCTCATCATAATTAATAAATTTAGAATCGCCTGTTTCTCTTACTCTAACTTCAAGAGCCTTACCCTCTATATTCTTTGGAGATATAATTATTTGCAGAGGAACACCTAACAATTCAGCATCACTGAATTTTTGCCCTGCTCTACTATTTCTATCATCATAAAGAACTTCAACTCCAGCTTTCTTAAGAGTCTCATACACCTCATCAGATTTTGCTTTCACTTCTTCATTTTTATCTGGTAAAATTGAAGTTATCATAACATGCCAAGGTGCAATTGATACTGGCCAGCAAAGACCTTTTTCATCAGATCTTACTTCAGCAATAGAAGCTATCAATCTATCAATACCAATACCGTAACAACCCATAACTGGATACTGTGTTTTACCTTCTTTATCAAGGTAACAAACATTCATAGATTTTGTATATTTTGTGCCTAATTGGAAAATGTTACCAACTTCTATACCATTAGCAAAAGATATCGGAGCTCCACATTTTGGACATTTTGTAGAAGTTTCATCTTCTAGTACTTCTTGATTTGCTTTAAAGTCACAAGAAGGACAAATCACAAGTTTATCCTCTCCACATGGAGTTAAAAGCATATACTCATGAGATACATCTCCACCCATAATACCGTTATCAGCTTGAATTGCTATAACTTCTGAAACACCCACTCTTTCAAAAATCTTTTTATAAACATCTTTATAAACTTCATACTTTTCATTTAAGTCATCTTGAGATGTATGGAAAGAGTAAGCATCCGACATTGTAAATTCTCTTACTCTTATAAGACCTGCTCTTGGTCTAGCTTCATCTCTGAATTTTCTTGAAATTTGATGTATTGTAAATGGGTAATCTTTATATGATTTTGCAAAATCTTCCATCATGTGAACGATTGTTTCTTCATGAGTCATAGCTAAAATCATATCAGAGTTTTTTCTATCTTTAAACTTTAATAATTCTTCTGCTATATTATCATATCTGTTTGATCTTTTCCACAATTCTGCTGGAGTTGCTAAAGCTGCCAGAACCTCTTGAGCTCCAACTTTTTCCCATTCTTCTTGAATAATATCAACAATTTTTTTATATACTTTATAAGCAGGGGGTAAAAGAGAATAAATACCCGCTGAAGTTTGTTTAATAAAACCTGCTCTCAATAATAGCTGATGACTTTTAATCACAGCATCTTTTGGAGCATCTTTAGTCGTTTTTGTAAATAACATTGACATTTTCATTTTCTTTTTTCTCCTTTAATTTTCAGGAGGACAAGATAACACAAATATCTTTTTTTTGCAAGAATTATATTCATCCCAAATAAAAGATTAGAAATCTAGAAAACAAACCTCAAAGGCATTTGTATAAAAACATCTTATTAATTAAAAGTTGAATTAAAATTTATTTTTCCCAAGTTATAGATTCTGTTGGTTCAGCAACCATTTCCACACTTAAATCCACCGCACTCTCCATAATGCTTTTAAGAAGCTCTTTAACCTGATCTTTCTCACTCATTAAAGCATCAACTATTAGCTCATCATGAACTTGTAAAACCATTTTACTTTGTAAACCAATCTCATCAAATTTATCTTTTACTTTAATCATAGCTAATTTAATTATGTCTGCTCCTGTTCCTTGTATTGGAGCATTCATAGCCTGCCTTATTGCAAAATTTTGACTCATTTTATTGCTATCATTAATAGTCGGAGTATAAATCTTTCTACCAAACATAGTTTTAACAAAACCATTTGCTTTTGCAAATTCTATTTGAGAGTCCATATAATCTTTTATCTCTTTATACTTCTCTAAATAAGAATCTATATATTTTTTTGCATCTGACCTTGAGCAACCTAAATTAACAGAAAGCCCATGAGCAGATATACCATATATAATCCCAAAATTAATTGCTTTAGCCTTATACCTCAAATCACTTGTAACATCATCCTCTGGGACACCAAAAACTAAAGATGCTGTCTTTTTATGAATATCTTCACCTTTATTAAAAGCATCTTTCATTGCTTTACAATTTGACATTTCTGCGACCAATCTTAACTCAATTTGAGAATAGTCTGCAGCCACTAATATATTACCTTTACTAGCAATAAAACTTCTTCTTATTTCTCTACCAAGTTCATCTTTTGCAGGAATATTTTGCAAATTAGGATTACTTGAAGACAACCTTCCTGTATTTGTACCAGTCATAGCATAAGAAGTGTGTATTTTACCAGTTTTAGCTTGAATCTGTTTCGGTAAAGCTTTGGCATAAGTACTATCAAGCTTAGCATATTTTCTATATTTCAAAACCTTCTCTACTATAGGGTTTTCACTTGAAAGAGGCTCTAATATTGAGCTATTAGTTGAGTATTTACCTGTCTTTGTTTTCTTCCCGCCTACTATTCCCATTTTCTCAAACAGAATACCTGATAACTGTGCAGGAGAAGCTATATTAAACTCTTCACCAGCTAGAGAATAAATCTCTTTAGTTAGCTTATACAGCTCTTTTTCGAAAAGCACACTTAAATTATTAAGAGCTTTTGTATCAACTGAAACCCCTTGATATTCCATATCAGCAATCACAGGAATTAAAGGTCTTTCGACTTTTTGATAAATACTATTAACTTTTTCTTTTATCATTCTAGGCTTAAGGATATTATAGATTCTTAAGCACATATCAGCATCTTCACTTGCATATTCACAGGCTTTTTCCAAATCAACACTAGAGAAATCTTCACCTTTAGCAACAACATTAGAATACTTTACATTTTCATGATTTAAATACAACTCACTAAGCTCATCTAAAGAGTGCCCATGCTTTGAGCCATCTAATAAATAAGACATAAGCATAGTATCATCAACAGGATATAAAGCTATATTGTACTGCTTTAAAACTTGATAATCATACTTCAAATTATGCCCTACTTTTAAGATACTTTCATCTTCTAAAATTGCTTTTAACTCTGGCTCAATATCATTTATTGAGAGTTGCTGTACTTCTGAAGCACCAGCCCCTACAAATAAATCTACAACCTCTTCTTTCCCCTTATGACCTAAAGGCAAATAATACCCTTTACCTTCTTCTGTAGCAAAAGATATACCTATTAACTTACATGTAGAAGGAACTAAAGAATCTGTTTCTGTATCAACCGCAACTAAACCGTTATCTTTAATTTCTTTTACTAAAACAGAAAAATCTTTTTTGTCTTGAATTAATTTATAATCTTTTTTTATTTCTTTTTTTGTAAAACTCTCTCCAACAGAGTCATCAATTGAAGCAGAATAGTAGTTCTTTACTCTTGTTATTAAATTTCTTAAACTTTGAGCTTCCATAAAAGAAACTAGTTTTTCTAAATCTATTTTTTCTTGTTTTAAATCATCTAAACTTTTTTCTACGGGAACATCTACTTTAAGAGTAACTAACTGTTTTGATATTTTGGCAAGTTCACTGTCTCTTATTAATTTTTCTCTTCTTTTATTTTGTTTAATTTCTGAAGCTCTATCCAATAGATTTTCAAGGCTTCCATATTCATTAATTAACTGAGCACCCGTCTTTACACCTATCCCCTCAACACCTGGAACATTATCTGATGAATCTCCAGCCAAAGCCTGAACATCAATAACTTTATCTGGTGTAACTCCAAATTTTTCAAAAACCTGCTCTTCTTTAATGGTCTTTGATTTCATACTATCAAACATATAAACACCATCGCCCACCAATTGCATTAAATCTTTATCAGAAGACACAATGACAGTTTCTATTCCTTGTTTTGAAGCTTCTTTTGAATAAGTAGCTATCAAATCATCTGCTTCATAACCTTCCATTTCCACATGAGGAATATTAAATGCATCAACAGCCTCTCTAATTATAGGAAACTGAGGCACTAACTCTTCAGGTGTAGCTCCTCTATTTGCTTTATAATCCGCATATATGTCATTACGAAAGTTTTTACGAGCAGCATCAAAAACCACAACAATTTTAGAGTCATTATTCTCTTGCACCAACTTAAATAGCATATTACAAAAGCCCATAACAGCATTTATAGGAGTTCCATCACTTCTAGTAAGAGATACAGGTGTAGCATGAAAAGCTCTGAAAATAAAACCAGAGCCATCCACTAAATATAATTTTTTCTTTTCTGTCATATTATTTCTTTTTAGGTGTTTTCTTCTTTATAATAGGTTTTTTTAATTTTGGCTTTTTTGATTTTTTCGCTAACTTTTTCTTCTCAGCCAAAAGCTTTGCCTCTAACTTTTCTTTATTAGACATTGGAGTCATAATTCCCGCAGATATTAAAAGCTTCATAGCTTCTTCTACTGTCATATCCATTCTTTTAGTTGATTTTCTAGGAACAAAAAGTAAAAAACCAGATGTTGGATTCGGTGTTGTAGGTAAGAACAAGTTAACAAATTCATCTTCAGGAAGCTTATCTTTTATTTCTCCTGTGCTATCACTAGTTACAAAAGCCATTGCCCACATTCCTTTTATAGGGTACTCTACCAAAACAACCTCTTTAAAAGAGTTCCCTTTTTTAGAAAACACTGTATCAAATATTTGCTTTAAAGTATTATATATAGAATTAAGAACAGGTGTCTTTTCCATTATAGCCTCACTAGTTTTTGTGAAGAATTTTCCAACATATCCAGCTGTTGTTGCTCCTATAACTATTAAAAGAGCAATTACCAACAAAAACCCTAAACCAGGAACTGAATATTTAGGCATATAACTTTCTGGAATTAACTCAGCCACGGTATTATCAACCCCATCAATTACCAACCAAGCTAAATAAAGTGTTATACCAATTGGTGCTGTAATTAATATACCAGCCCCTAAATATCTTTTTAATTTATTAAACATTATAGCATTCTCCTCTCTAGTTTGCTAAGCCAAAAATCATGCTTGTCTGCATTCTTAAATCCAATCTTTTCAACCTTTGCCATCAACAAATAATGACCTAATTTTTCCTCTGATTCAATAGCTTTCTCTAAATATAATTTTGCTTCGCCCCACATCTCAACATCAATACAAGCTTTAGCAATAAGCTCAAAAGCTATATGAGAATCTTTCCAGTCTTTTAACAGTTCTTTTAAATGAGCGACTTTCTTTATATCCTCCGAAGGAGATAATTTCGCCCATAAATGAGCTATATTATTATAAGGGTTCTTTTTCCATTCTTTTTTCACTGCATTTTTAGCTTTTCTTACTTGTCCATTTGCAATTAAAAGATTTATATATAAATCTAAATAATCTGGATCCAAATCATAATATGGAGATATTTCTTTAATAGCTTTTTCAAACAAGTTCTTATCTTGCATATCAATAGAATTAACATAAGCAAGCTCTGCAAGTTTATACTTCATATTTTCTTTGTTAACTCCTTTTAATTTAGATGCTTTTTTAAGATTGTCCTTTGCTTCTGCAATTTTATTCCTATCAATTTGACAATCAATTAGATTTAATAAAGCATAGGAATTTTTAGAGTCCAGCATTACTGCCTGTTTTGACAAACTATAAACATCATCATCATTAGTTTCTAATAAAGCAATCTCTATAAGCCCATTAAACCCTAAACCTCTATATTTCCCATCTTTTATTATTTTACCGTATTCTTTTTTAGCTTTTTCATACAAATGCTCAAGCATGAAAGACTTAGCTGACAAGAAGTGAACCATTACATGATTTGGTATCTTTTTATTAGCAATTTTTGTTTCTTTAATTGCAAGCTTATTATTTTCAACTGACAAAGCGAATAAACCATTTATTATGGCCTCAAGACCAGCTAGCTTATTTTTATAATCTATTTTCTTTTTGATATTTTTAGGAGCATAAACAAAAGCCTCTAATGTTTTCATAACAATAGAGAATGTTGCCATAAAAATAAATAGATAAACAGCAAAATAAGTTGTATTTGTTTCTAAAGTATAATCATTCACAGTTATACTAATTGTTTCTTGATGATTAATCAAAAACATTACAGTTATTAAAACTAAAATGATTTGAGCGATAAAAATAAGAGTCTTTTTCATTTAATTATACCTTCTCTTTATATTGTTAAATTTGGTTCTTCTACAAGAATTTCGACATCCATAATCGGTTCTTCTTTTTTAACTTCTTCTATATAAACATCTTTCTCGATTTTTGCTTTTATAGATTGCAGCTGCTTATTTACTCTATATCTAGCTTCCATTTCATTAGCAACATTAGTTTTGAACCAATCTGATTGCTTTAAAAGAAGATTAGAAAATCTCATTGAGCCACAAACATTACCTGATTTAGCAGAATTAATAAATCCTGTTAAATTGTATTTCAAGCTACCTTTATCAAGTTTTTTCAAAGGAGTCCTAACTTTAAACATTCTATTGAAAGAAATATAAAGTTTATTTTTAAATCCAGTCTCTACTTTATTTATATTTTCTATAACGATATCTGAGTATTTCTCTTCAACATACAAAGCTATTGCATTCAAGTTCCTTGGAGGTCTTGCCTGATAAGCCTCAACCCAAGAGAAATCTTTTTTCAAACTTTCATCCATTGTTAATTTCAATAAATCTAGCTCTATAGAATAGTTTTTACCAGACATAGCTTTATCATACATATTATAAAAAGAAACTAAAAATAATTTATTTTTTAAAACTTCTTCATTGATATTACTCTTAACATTTTTAGAAACTTCTTCAACTCTTTCAATTTTAGATTCTAAAGATTTTAATTGATTATTTTGAGCTTTAATATCTTCATTAACTGTAGATTTAAACTCTACCATTTCTTCTTTCATATGCTTATCCGCAGCATCAAACAATTTATCTAAGTCATTTGGCAAAGGTTTTGTTTTTATAACCTTAACATTAGTAACTGGCATCATAGCTTTTCTCAGAAACCCTGGCTGTTTTTCAACCGGGATTAAATCATTCATCCAAAAAGGAGTACTTATAACTATACCGATTGAAATTAAAGAAGAAATCACAATTGATAAAATTATTGGCACAACATTTGTTTTATTATTATCTAACTTTGGAGTTGGTATTTCTTTTTTTATTGTCTTTGTTCTTTTTGTTTTAGATTTATTCTTATTCTCAGGCATATATTTCTCCAAATCTTTAATATTATCTATTGTTTTTTTGTAGCAAATTTAATAACAACTTGCAACTAAAAAGATTGATTTACTTATAATTAAAAAAAACTTGATTTTAGAAATATGCTATGATATAAAATAGTCATTATGATATATATAGCACAAAAAACTACTACTAGAACTACTACAACCCTTTAAGGGTTATATCGTGCTACAAAAAATTCAAAAAAATTTAGACAAAATCAAACTTTTCTGCTATAGAGAAGTATAAATAAAAAAGAGAAAAGTCATTTAATTTTAATATATAAGACTTGATGACTAGAAAGGTAAAAATGGAAAAAATTGAAATAAT harbors:
- a CDS encoding DUF448 domain-containing protein, with protein sequence MEKQKRDILSKELKNKSELIRFVLGPENKIFADLNEKLPGRGIWLQASKEALDIAIEKRLFNKACKVDCNIDKDFPQKVTELLKKKVLDYISISKKTGNLTIGFEKVAEVCKKQSPKIFIIASDSGADGKSKFHKYISSEDIVLIDSFKAIELQEILGQESLVVYGCVKKSSIADNIIINYNKMKDFL
- a CDS encoding His/Gly/Thr/Pro-type tRNA ligase C-terminal domain-containing protein is translated as MKMSMLFTKTTKDAPKDAVIKSHQLLLRAGFIKQTSAGIYSLLPPAYKVYKKIVDIIQEEWEKVGAQEVLAALATPAELWKRSNRYDNIAEELLKFKDRKNSDMILAMTHEETIVHMMEDFAKSYKDYPFTIHQISRKFRDEARPRAGLIRVREFTMSDAYSFHTSQDDLNEKYEVYKDVYKKIFERVGVSEVIAIQADNGIMGGDVSHEYMLLTPCGEDKLVICPSCDFKANQEVLEDETSTKCPKCGAPISFANGIEVGNIFQLGTKYTKSMNVCYLDKEGKTQYPVMGCYGIGIDRLIASIAEVRSDEKGLCWPVSIAPWHVMITSILPDKNEEVKAKSDEVYETLKKAGVEVLYDDRNSRAGQKFSDAELLGVPLQIIISPKNIEGKALEVRVRETGDSKFINYDELLETVNRFIEVNM
- the polA gene encoding DNA polymerase I, giving the protein MTEKKKLYLVDGSGFIFRAFHATPVSLTRSDGTPINAVMGFCNMLFKLVQENNDSKIVVVFDAARKNFRNDIYADYKANRGATPEELVPQFPIIREAVDAFNIPHVEMEGYEADDLIATYSKEASKQGIETVIVSSDKDLMQLVGDGVYMFDSMKSKTIKEEQVFEKFGVTPDKVIDVQALAGDSSDNVPGVEGIGVKTGAQLINEYGSLENLLDRASEIKQNKRREKLIRDSELAKISKQLVTLKVDVPVEKSLDDLKQEKIDLEKLVSFMEAQSLRNLITRVKNYYSASIDDSVGESFTKKEIKKDYKLIQDKKDFSVLVKEIKDNGLVAVDTETDSLVPSTCKLIGISFATEEGKGYYLPLGHKGKEEVVDLFVGAGASEVQQLSINDIEPELKAILEDESILKVGHNLKYDYQVLKQYNIALYPVDDTMLMSYLLDGSKHGHSLDELSELYLNHENVKYSNVVAKGEDFSSVDLEKACEYASEDADMCLRIYNILKPRMIKEKVNSIYQKVERPLIPVIADMEYQGVSVDTKALNNLSVLFEKELYKLTKEIYSLAGEEFNIASPAQLSGILFEKMGIVGGKKTKTGKYSTNSSILEPLSSENPIVEKVLKYRKYAKLDSTYAKALPKQIQAKTGKIHTSYAMTGTNTGRLSSSNPNLQNIPAKDELGREIRRSFIASKGNILVAADYSQIELRLVAEMSNCKAMKDAFNKGEDIHKKTASLVFGVPEDDVTSDLRYKAKAINFGIIYGISAHGLSVNLGCSRSDAKKYIDSYLEKYKEIKDYMDSQIEFAKANGFVKTMFGRKIYTPTINDSNKMSQNFAIRQAMNAPIQGTGADIIKLAMIKVKDKFDEIGLQSKMVLQVHDELIVDALMSEKDQVKELLKSIMESAVDLSVEMVAEPTESITWEK
- a CDS encoding DUF502 domain-containing protein — encoded protein: MFNKLKRYLGAGILITAPIGITLYLAWLVIDGVDNTVAELIPESYMPKYSVPGLGFLLVIALLIVIGATTAGYVGKFFTKTSEAIMEKTPVLNSIYNTLKQIFDTVFSKKGNSFKEVVLVEYPIKGMWAMAFVTSDSTGEIKDKLPEDEFVNLFLPTTPNPTSGFLLFVPRKSTKRMDMTVEEAMKLLISAGIMTPMSNKEKLEAKLLAEKKKLAKKSKKPKLKKPIIKKKTPKKK